In Candidatus Desulfofervidus auxilii, one genomic interval encodes:
- the rpsG gene encoding 30S ribosomal protein S7, which produces MPRKGPAPKREILPDPKYGSVLVAKFINCMMRDGKKSVAESIFYKALNIIKEKTGKNSLEVFEKAVENVKPVLEVKSRRVGGATYQVPIEVRPERRISLAIKWIINSARARSERGMVLKLANELLEAYNNKGGAIKKKEDTHRMAEANRAFAHYRW; this is translated from the coding sequence ATGCCAAGAAAAGGCCCTGCACCTAAAAGAGAAATATTACCTGATCCTAAGTATGGGAGTGTGCTGGTAGCTAAATTCATAAATTGTATGATGAGAGATGGTAAAAAAAGTGTGGCGGAATCCATATTTTACAAGGCTTTAAATATTATTAAAGAAAAAACAGGTAAAAATTCCTTAGAGGTTTTCGAGAAAGCAGTTGAGAATGTGAAGCCTGTATTAGAAGTAAAATCCAGACGGGTAGGTGGTGCTACCTATCAGGTGCCTATAGAAGTGCGTCCTGAAAGGCGGATTAGTTTAGCCATAAAATGGATTATTAATAGTGCTAGAGCAAGGAGTGAAAGAGGAATGGTGCTTAAATTAGCTAATGAACTTTTAGAGGCCTATAACAATAAAGGGGGAGCTATTAAGAAAAAAGAAGATACACATCGTATGGCTGAAGCAAATCGGGCATTTGCTCATTATAGGTGGTAA
- the rpsL gene encoding 30S ribosomal protein S12, translating into MPTINQLVRKGREKIKKRSSAPALTKCPQKRGVCVRVYTTTPKKPNSALRKVCRVRLTNGIEVTSYIPGIGHNLQEHSVVLVRGGRVKDLPGVRYQVVRGTLDAMSVQDRRQSRSRYGTKKPK; encoded by the coding sequence ATGCCTACTATTAACCAATTAGTAAGAAAAGGGCGAGAAAAGATAAAAAAGAGGAGTTCAGCCCCTGCATTGACTAAATGTCCTCAAAAGAGGGGAGTATGTGTGAGGGTTTACACTACTACTCCTAAAAAGCCAAATTCTGCCTTAAGGAAGGTGTGTCGGGTGCGGTTAACAAATGGGATAGAAGTTACTTCTTATATCCCTGGCATCGGACATAACTTACAGGAACACTCGGTCGTCTTGGTGCGAGGTGGCCGTGTTAAAGACTTACCAGGTGTGCGATATCAAGTGGTCAGAGGAACGTTAGACGCCATGAGTGTGCAAGACAGACGGCAAAGCCGTTCTAGATATGGAACTAAAAAACCAAAATAG
- the tuf gene encoding elongation factor Tu, with the protein MGKQKFERKKPHINIGTIGHIDHGKTTLTAAITQILEKQKLAKYIPFEEIDKAPEEKERGITIAIAHVEYETDKRHYAHIDCPGHADYIKNTITGAAQMDGSILVVAADDGPMPQTREHILLSRQVGVPSIVVFINKVDMVEDEELIELVELEVRELLSKYEFPGDEVPVIKGSALKALECGCGKRECKWCGPIWQLLDAIDEYIPQPVRPLDKPFLMPIEDVFSISGRGTVVTGRVERGIIKPGQEVEIVGLGPTRKTVATSIEMFRKILDEGRAGDNIGVLLRGIGKDEVERGMVLAVPGSITPHTRFKAEVYVLTKEEGGRHTPFFPGYRPQFYFRTTDVTGVVSLPEGVEMVMPGDNVNLEVSLLEPIAMEEGLRFAIREGGRTVGAGVVTKILE; encoded by the coding sequence ATGGGGAAACAGAAGTTTGAGAGGAAGAAGCCACACATAAACATAGGCACTATTGGTCATATAGACCATGGTAAGACTACTTTGACAGCAGCAATAACTCAGATATTGGAAAAGCAGAAGTTAGCCAAATATATTCCCTTTGAAGAAATAGACAAGGCACCTGAAGAGAAGGAGAGGGGGATTACTATAGCCATTGCCCATGTAGAATATGAGACAGATAAGAGGCACTATGCTCATATAGATTGTCCTGGGCATGCAGATTATATTAAGAACACTATTACTGGTGCAGCCCAGATGGATGGTTCTATATTGGTAGTAGCTGCGGATGATGGTCCCATGCCTCAGACCAGGGAGCACATATTGCTTTCCCGGCAAGTAGGAGTGCCATCCATAGTAGTATTTATAAACAAAGTAGACATGGTAGAAGATGAAGAATTAATTGAATTAGTGGAATTAGAAGTAAGGGAGCTTTTGAGCAAATATGAATTTCCTGGTGATGAGGTGCCAGTGATAAAAGGAAGTGCCTTAAAGGCCTTGGAATGTGGATGTGGGAAGAGGGAATGTAAGTGGTGTGGTCCGATATGGCAATTATTAGATGCCATAGATGAATACATACCGCAGCCAGTGAGGCCATTAGACAAGCCATTTTTGATGCCCATAGAGGATGTATTTAGCATTAGTGGAAGAGGGACGGTAGTGACAGGTAGAGTAGAGAGGGGTATTATCAAACCAGGACAAGAAGTAGAGATAGTGGGATTAGGGCCTACACGGAAGACAGTAGCCACCAGTATAGAGATGTTCAGGAAGATATTGGATGAAGGTAGGGCAGGTGATAATATAGGAGTATTGTTAAGAGGGATAGGGAAGGATGAGGTAGAGAGGGGTATGGTATTAGCGGTTCCTGGCAGTATTACTCCTCACACTAGATTTAAGGCTGAGGTATATGTATTGACCAAAGAAGAAGGTGGGAGGCACACACCATTTTTTCCAGGATACAGGCCGCAGTTTTATTTTAGGACTACTGATGTGACGGGGGTAGTGAGTTTACCTGAGGGAGTAGAGATGGTGATGCCTGGAGACAATGTGAATTTAGAAGTGAGTTTATTAGAGCCTATTGCCATGGAAGAGGGATTACGATTTGCCATTAGAGAAGGTGGGCGGACAGTTGGAGCTGGAGTGGTAACTAAAATATTGGAGTAA
- the rpsJ gene encoding 30S ribosomal protein S10 yields MIENQKIRIKLKAFDHRLLDQAVTQIVQTAKKSGAKVIGPIPLPTKISRWTVLRSPHKDKKSREQFEIRTHKRLIDIVEPTHQTVDALMNLELASGVDVEIKL; encoded by the coding sequence ATGATTGAAAACCAAAAGATACGAATAAAATTGAAGGCATTCGACCATCGCCTGTTGGATCAAGCAGTAACCCAAATTGTGCAAACTGCCAAAAAAAGCGGAGCAAAAGTTATAGGTCCCATTCCCTTACCCACTAAAATAAGCAGGTGGACCGTGCTCAGGTCTCCACATAAGGATAAAAAATCAAGAGAGCAATTTGAAATAAGAACTCATAAACGATTGATAGATATTGTGGAACCAACGCACCAAACAGTGGATGCTTTAATGAACTTAGAGTTAGCTTCAGGAGTAGATGTGGAAATTAAATTGTAA
- the fusA gene encoding elongation factor G, producing MGRIIPIEKVRNIGFIAHIDAGKTTTTERILFYTGISHLMGEVHEGTAVMDFMEEERERGITITSAATTCFWRGYRINIIDTPGHVDFTVEVERALRVLDGAIGIFCAVGGVEPQSETVWRQADKYHVPRLAFINKMDRVGADFQGCIEMMRDRLKSYPIPIQIPLGKEELFQGVIDLVKMKAVVFDEETLGAKYKYLPIPEEFQGEAKQYRERLIEALADFDEVIMEKYLEGKEIEQEEIQKTLRQGTIELKLVPVLCGSAFKNKGVQPLLDAIVDYLPSPVNVPPIKGKTLEGKEIERPASDDAPFTALVFKLVTDPYVGHLAFLRIYAGSLKIGDTVFNATKGVKEKIGRLLKMHANKREDITEVYAGDIVAAVGLRKTTTGDTLCEERAPIILEAIEFPEPVIAVAIEPKTKEDQDKLGTALRKIAIEDPSFKVRYDEETGETLIGGMGELHLEIIVHRLQREFNVQANVGRPQVAYRETITKQVKAEGRFIKQTGGRGQYGHVWLEIEPLPRGKGFEFVDAITGGVIPKEYIPAVEQGVREAIERGVIAGYPLTDLRVKLVDGSYHEVDSSDMAFAIAGSMALKEGVKKANPVLLEPIMLLEVIVPQTYVGDVMADITARRGKIIGIEIRKNAQAIKAHVPLAEMFGYATTLRSVTQGRATYMMQFSHYEPVPAKMAEALPLKRRRH from the coding sequence GTGGGAAGGATTATACCTATTGAGAAAGTCAGGAATATAGGGTTTATTGCCCATATTGATGCTGGGAAAACAACAACCACAGAGAGGATACTATTTTATACTGGTATCTCTCACTTAATGGGTGAGGTTCATGAAGGCACTGCGGTTATGGATTTTATGGAAGAAGAACGGGAGCGGGGAATTACTATTACTTCAGCAGCCACTACTTGCTTCTGGCGAGGTTATCGGATTAATATTATAGATACCCCTGGTCATGTAGATTTTACTGTTGAAGTAGAAAGAGCATTGCGTGTTTTAGATGGAGCTATAGGTATTTTTTGTGCTGTTGGTGGAGTAGAACCCCAATCTGAGACTGTTTGGAGACAGGCAGATAAATACCATGTGCCTAGATTGGCCTTTATTAACAAAATGGACAGGGTAGGGGCTGATTTCCAGGGTTGTATAGAAATGATGAGAGATAGACTCAAGTCTTATCCTATTCCTATTCAAATTCCTTTAGGCAAAGAAGAGTTGTTCCAAGGTGTAATTGATTTAGTCAAGATGAAAGCTGTTGTTTTTGATGAGGAAACTCTTGGTGCAAAATATAAATACCTTCCTATTCCTGAGGAATTTCAAGGTGAGGCAAAACAATATAGGGAAAGACTGATAGAGGCATTGGCTGATTTTGATGAAGTAATCATGGAGAAATATTTAGAAGGAAAAGAAATTGAACAAGAGGAAATCCAAAAAACATTGCGCCAGGGCACAATAGAACTAAAGTTAGTTCCGGTTTTATGTGGTTCAGCCTTTAAAAACAAGGGGGTTCAACCTCTATTAGATGCAATAGTAGATTACCTTCCCTCACCCGTAAATGTTCCTCCTATAAAAGGAAAAACATTAGAAGGGAAGGAAATAGAAAGACCTGCATCCGATGATGCCCCTTTTACCGCCTTGGTTTTTAAGTTAGTAACCGATCCTTATGTGGGCCATCTAGCCTTTTTGCGTATTTATGCAGGGAGTTTGAAGATAGGCGATACAGTGTTTAATGCTACTAAAGGTGTAAAAGAAAAAATCGGGCGTCTTTTAAAAATGCATGCCAATAAACGGGAGGATATTACTGAGGTATATGCAGGTGATATTGTGGCTGCAGTGGGTTTAAGAAAGACTACTACTGGAGATACCTTATGTGAAGAAAGAGCTCCCATTATATTAGAAGCAATAGAATTTCCTGAGCCAGTAATAGCCGTAGCTATTGAGCCGAAAACTAAAGAAGATCAGGATAAACTAGGCACTGCCTTACGTAAAATTGCTATTGAAGACCCCTCTTTTAAAGTAAGATACGATGAGGAAACAGGCGAGACCCTTATTGGGGGTATGGGAGAATTACACTTAGAGATTATAGTGCATCGTTTACAACGAGAATTCAATGTCCAGGCTAATGTAGGACGTCCTCAAGTAGCTTATCGGGAAACCATTACCAAGCAAGTTAAGGCAGAAGGACGCTTTATTAAACAAACTGGTGGACGTGGCCAATATGGACATGTGTGGTTAGAGATAGAACCATTACCCCGAGGTAAGGGTTTTGAATTTGTAGATGCTATTACTGGAGGTGTAATTCCTAAAGAATATATCCCCGCAGTAGAACAAGGGGTAAGAGAGGCTATAGAGCGGGGAGTTATTGCCGGTTATCCTCTTACTGACCTGAGGGTGAAATTGGTTGATGGTTCTTATCATGAGGTAGATTCTTCAGATATGGCTTTTGCCATTGCTGGTTCAATGGCCCTTAAAGAAGGAGTTAAAAAGGCCAATCCGGTGTTATTGGAGCCTATTATGTTGTTAGAAGTGATTGTGCCCCAAACATATGTAGGTGATGTAATGGCAGATATTACAGCCCGACGAGGTAAAATTATAGGGATAGAGATAAGAAAAAATGCCCAGGCAATTAAGGCCCATGTCCCCTTGGCAGAAATGTTTGGATATGCTACAACACTGCGTTCAGTCACTCAAGGTAGAGCGACTTATATGATGCAGTTTTCACATTATGAGCCAGTACCAGCTAAAATGGCGGAAGCATTGCCGTTGAAAAGGAGAAGACATTAA
- the rpoC gene encoding DNA-directed RNA polymerase subunit beta', translated as MILEDVYNLFSKLMEPTDIKGIKIGLASPEKIREWSHGEVKKPETINYRTFKPEKDGLFCARIFGPVKDYECLCGKYKRMRHRGIVCERCGVEVISSKVRRERMGHIELASPVAHIWFVKSTPSKIGNLLDLTVRDLERIIYFESYIVIDPKDTPLKKGEVFSEDRYYELRAKYGNHFKAGMGAEAIRDLLRDLDLAKLAQEIKSQIANTHSEATRKKLSKRLRIINAFLESGNKPEWMILEVIPVLPPDLRPLVPLDGGRFATSDLNNLYRRVINRNNRLKRLIELEAPEIIIRNEKRMLQEAVDVLFENGRRGRTVTGSYGRPLKSLSDMLKGKQGRFRQNLLGKRVDYSGRSVIVVGPELRLHQCGLPKKMALELFKPFVYHQLEKKGFATTIKSAKKMVEKETPEVWDALEEVVREHPVLLNRAPTLHRLSIQAFEPILIEGKAIQLHPLVCPPFNADFDGDQMAVHVPLSVEAQTEARVLMMSTNNILSPAHGGPIILPTQDIVLGLHYMTKEKRGAKGEGMIFSSPEEVRIAYDCGVVALHAKIKVKIEGEKIETTVGRVLLKEILPDKVPFRFINKVMAKKDVARLITESYHRAGLKATVILCDKLKDWGFEQVTKSGISIGIDDLVVPKKKQKILEEAHQQVQEIEEQYRKGLISDGERYNKVIDIWAKVSEEVAAEMMKELSEQVVEDKEGKKKKISSFNPIFMMSDSGARGSKDQIRQLAGMRGLMAKPSGEIIETPVTANFREGLTVLQYFISTHGARKGLADTALKTANAGYLTRRLIDVAHECVVKEEDCGTIDGITVEPLIESGEIIQTLGQRILGRVALEDIVDPYTGEIIVRANEEIDEEAAQKIEESGLEKAKIRSVLTCQTKGGVCAKCYGRDLATGRLVNIGEAVGIIAAESIGEPGTQLTMRTFHIGGTARRAIEESTLEAKYQGKVKFINLNIVETKKGDLVVMNRNGELAIVEGGRERERYPIIYGACLKVKDGEEVHPGQLLAEWDLYASPILSEVSGIVKFKDIIEGVTIQEKIDPVTSRVSKVVMEFKGTSYRPRICVVDETGNTLRTTTGREAVYYLPVEALIMVEEGKRIHAGDILAKILRETTKTKDITGGLPRVADLFEVRKPKDAAVITEIDGYISFGKEERGKRKVVVTPEVGEPRSYLISPGVHVTVHEGDFVRAGEALTEGSVNPQDLLRVRGIKDTARYLLNEIQEVYRLQGVRINDKHIEIIIRQMMKKVRILEPGDTEFVVGELVDKYVFEEVNEKIIAQNGKPAQAEPVLVGITKASLGTESFISAASFQETTRVLTDAAVSGKVDYLRGLKENVIVGLLIPAGTGLKVYRSTNIEVEQPEIVPEEVEGQIKKVEGQAAS; from the coding sequence ATGATATTAGAGGATGTTTATAATCTTTTTTCTAAGTTAATGGAACCTACCGATATTAAAGGAATAAAAATCGGTTTGGCCTCGCCAGAAAAAATTAGGGAATGGTCTCATGGAGAAGTAAAAAAGCCAGAAACGATTAATTATAGAACCTTCAAGCCAGAAAAAGACGGCCTTTTTTGCGCCCGCATATTTGGTCCGGTAAAGGATTATGAATGTTTGTGTGGTAAGTATAAACGCATGAGACACAGAGGTATTGTGTGTGAGAGATGTGGGGTTGAGGTTATTTCTTCTAAGGTGCGTCGGGAGAGAATGGGTCATATAGAATTGGCCTCTCCAGTGGCACATATTTGGTTTGTGAAAAGCACTCCTAGTAAAATCGGCAATCTTTTAGATTTGACAGTTCGAGATTTAGAAAGGATAATTTATTTTGAGTCTTATATTGTAATTGACCCCAAAGACACCCCACTGAAAAAAGGAGAAGTATTTTCAGAAGACCGTTATTATGAACTCCGAGCTAAATATGGTAACCACTTCAAGGCTGGTATGGGTGCAGAGGCCATTAGAGATTTGTTACGAGACTTAGATTTAGCTAAATTAGCGCAAGAGATAAAGAGCCAAATAGCAAATACTCACTCAGAGGCTACTAGAAAGAAACTTTCTAAGCGTTTAAGGATTATTAATGCCTTTTTGGAATCAGGGAATAAACCTGAATGGATGATCTTAGAAGTAATTCCGGTATTACCCCCAGACCTTCGCCCTTTGGTACCCTTAGATGGTGGCCGTTTTGCCACTTCGGATTTAAACAATTTATATCGGCGTGTGATCAATCGGAATAACCGTCTTAAAAGATTAATAGAACTGGAGGCGCCTGAGATTATTATTCGTAATGAAAAACGTATGCTTCAAGAAGCAGTGGATGTGCTTTTTGAAAATGGACGTAGAGGTAGGACAGTTACGGGTAGCTATGGTCGTCCCCTTAAGTCATTGAGTGATATGCTTAAAGGTAAACAAGGTCGTTTTCGTCAGAATTTATTGGGGAAAAGAGTAGATTATTCAGGCCGTTCAGTAATTGTTGTAGGGCCAGAATTGCGTTTACATCAATGTGGTTTACCTAAAAAGATGGCTCTAGAGCTATTTAAGCCATTTGTTTATCACCAATTAGAAAAGAAAGGATTTGCTACTACTATTAAAAGCGCTAAGAAAATGGTAGAAAAAGAAACCCCTGAGGTATGGGATGCCTTAGAAGAAGTAGTAAGGGAACATCCGGTGTTGCTTAATCGGGCTCCTACTTTGCACCGCTTAAGTATTCAAGCCTTTGAACCTATATTAATTGAAGGAAAGGCCATTCAACTTCATCCCTTAGTATGCCCGCCTTTTAATGCTGATTTTGATGGTGACCAAATGGCGGTGCATGTGCCTTTATCTGTGGAAGCACAAACTGAAGCAAGAGTACTCATGATGTCTACTAATAATATTCTTTCTCCTGCCCATGGTGGTCCTATTATTTTGCCAACTCAAGATATTGTTTTGGGTCTTCATTATATGACTAAAGAAAAAAGAGGGGCTAAAGGTGAAGGTATGATTTTTTCCTCACCCGAAGAAGTGAGAATAGCCTATGACTGCGGTGTAGTGGCGTTGCATGCTAAGATCAAAGTAAAAATAGAAGGAGAGAAGATAGAGACAACAGTTGGCCGGGTGTTATTAAAAGAGATTTTACCAGATAAAGTTCCTTTTAGATTTATTAATAAGGTAATGGCCAAAAAAGATGTGGCTAGATTAATAACTGAGTCCTATCACCGGGCGGGTTTGAAGGCTACAGTGATATTATGTGATAAATTGAAAGATTGGGGATTTGAGCAAGTCACTAAATCTGGTATTTCTATTGGGATTGATGATTTGGTTGTTCCTAAAAAGAAACAAAAAATTTTAGAAGAAGCCCATCAACAAGTTCAAGAGATAGAAGAGCAATACCGTAAAGGTTTGATTAGTGATGGTGAGCGATATAATAAAGTTATTGATATCTGGGCAAAAGTAAGCGAAGAAGTAGCGGCTGAGATGATGAAAGAACTTTCTGAGCAAGTAGTGGAAGATAAAGAGGGGAAAAAGAAAAAAATTTCTTCCTTTAATCCTATTTTTATGATGAGCGATTCAGGTGCAAGGGGTAGTAAAGATCAGATTAGACAATTAGCAGGTATGCGAGGCCTGATGGCCAAACCTTCAGGCGAAATTATTGAAACCCCAGTTACCGCTAATTTTAGAGAAGGTTTGACTGTCCTTCAATACTTTATCTCTACCCACGGTGCGCGTAAAGGTCTTGCTGATACTGCTTTAAAAACCGCTAATGCCGGTTATCTCACTCGGAGATTAATAGATGTAGCTCATGAATGCGTGGTGAAAGAAGAAGATTGTGGGACAATTGATGGTATTACGGTAGAGCCCTTGATTGAATCAGGTGAGATTATCCAGACTCTTGGTCAACGTATATTAGGCCGCGTGGCCTTAGAAGATATAGTGGACCCTTATACTGGGGAAATAATTGTGCGAGCAAATGAAGAAATAGACGAAGAAGCGGCTCAAAAAATAGAAGAATCTGGTTTAGAAAAGGCGAAAATTCGTTCTGTTCTTACTTGTCAAACTAAAGGCGGTGTGTGTGCTAAGTGTTATGGGCGAGATTTAGCTACAGGTAGGTTGGTTAATATTGGTGAGGCAGTGGGGATTATTGCGGCTGAATCTATTGGAGAACCTGGCACTCAGCTAACTATGCGGACTTTCCACATAGGAGGAACAGCGCGGAGGGCCATAGAAGAAAGCACGTTAGAAGCCAAATATCAAGGTAAGGTAAAATTTATAAATTTAAATATTGTGGAGACAAAAAAGGGTGATTTGGTAGTAATGAATAGAAATGGTGAACTAGCCATAGTGGAAGGTGGAAGAGAGAGGGAGCGTTATCCCATAATTTATGGTGCCTGTCTTAAAGTAAAAGATGGTGAAGAAGTACATCCGGGACAGCTTTTAGCAGAGTGGGATTTATACGCCTCTCCTATTCTTTCTGAGGTAAGTGGAATAGTAAAGTTTAAAGACATAATTGAAGGTGTGACTATTCAGGAAAAAATAGACCCTGTGACTAGTAGGGTAAGTAAAGTGGTAATGGAATTCAAAGGGACTTCTTATCGTCCGCGTATTTGTGTTGTAGATGAAACAGGGAATACACTTCGCACTACCACAGGTAGAGAAGCAGTGTATTATCTTCCGGTAGAAGCTCTAATTATGGTAGAAGAGGGAAAGAGAATACATGCCGGGGATATTTTGGCTAAAATCCTCAGAGAGACTACTAAGACCAAAGATATTACTGGAGGATTACCCAGAGTAGCTGATTTGTTTGAAGTAAGGAAGCCTAAAGATGCGGCTGTGATTACGGAGATAGATGGTTATATTTCTTTTGGTAAGGAAGAAAGAGGGAAGAGAAAAGTGGTGGTCACACCAGAAGTGGGTGAGCCGCGGAGTTACCTTATTTCACCAGGTGTTCATGTTACTGTCCATGAAGGAGATTTTGTGCGGGCAGGAGAGGCCCTTACTGAGGGGTCTGTTAATCCACAAGATTTGTTAAGGGTAAGGGGTATTAAAGATACAGCTAGATATCTCTTGAATGAGATACAAGAGGTATATCGGCTTCAAGGAGTTAGGATAAACGATAAACATATAGAAATCATTATCCGCCAGATGATGAAGAAGGTGAGAATATTAGAACCAGGAGATACAGAATTTGTGGTAGGAGAGTTAGTGGATAAATATGTTTTTGAAGAGGTGAATGAGAAGATTATAGCCCAAAATGGGAAGCCTGCTCAGGCAGAGCCTGTATTAGTAGGAATTACGAAGGCTTCTTTAGGAACAGAAAGTTTTATTTCGGCTGCTTCCTTCCAAGAAACGACTAGAGTATTAACAGATGCTGCTGTAAGCGGTAAGGTAGATTATTTGCGGGGATTGAAGGAAAATGTTATTGTTGGTCTTCTTATTCCAGCCGGTACAGGTCTTAAGGTTTATCGCTCTACAAATATAGAAGTGGAGCAACCCGAAATTGTGCCTGAAGAAGTGGAAGGGCAGATAAAAAAAGTGGAAGGTCAAGCTGCCTCTTAA
- the rplC gene encoding 50S ribosomal protein L3, with product MVKGILGKKLGMTRIFDEDGNIVPVTILEAGPCVIVQKKTLEKDGYQGIQMGFLPKKKTRVTRPLLGHFEKAQVSCFYYLKEFKVENIDAIEVGQRITVDEFQPGDIVNVTGRSKGRGFAGVIKRYGFKRGPETHGSRNHRGPKSIGACAFPGRVIKGKKMPGHMGNKQVTIKNLKIVDVRPEHNLLLVKGAIPGSRNSLVVIKKVGSRN from the coding sequence ATGGTAAAGGGCATTTTAGGAAAAAAATTGGGTATGACTCGTATTTTCGATGAGGATGGGAACATAGTTCCTGTAACTATTCTTGAGGCTGGGCCTTGCGTAATAGTTCAAAAGAAAACATTAGAAAAGGATGGTTACCAAGGAATACAAATGGGCTTTTTGCCTAAAAAGAAGACAAGGGTAACCAGGCCCCTTTTGGGACATTTTGAAAAGGCTCAGGTATCCTGTTTTTATTATTTAAAAGAATTTAAAGTGGAAAATATAGACGCTATTGAAGTAGGACAGCGGATTACAGTAGATGAGTTCCAGCCAGGAGATATAGTAAATGTGACTGGAAGAAGTAAAGGCCGCGGTTTTGCAGGAGTAATTAAAAGGTATGGTTTTAAAAGAGGACCAGAGACTCATGGGAGTAGAAACCACCGTGGGCCTAAATCTATTGGTGCTTGTGCTTTTCCAGGAAGAGTAATTAAAGGCAAAAAGATGCCTGGGCATATGGGTAACAAACAAGTAACCATTAAAAACTTAAAAATTGTAGATGTAAGACCAGAACATAACTTACTTTTAGTTAAAGGGGCTATACCTGGGAGTCGGAATAGCTTAGTAGTTATTAAAAAGGTAGGTTCAAGGAATTAA